From one Mycolicibacterium sp. HK-90 genomic stretch:
- a CDS encoding LLM class flavin-dependent oxidoreductase, giving the protein MTRFRVGIMDPTIAARPTADAFTRANYLSAVAAGVDSFWVPDHLNALFPRSLWQPKFCGGTKLLPSADAYLEPWTMLGNLAARNRVARLRLGVGVTDTGRRNPAVTAQGAATMNLLTKGRFILGIGAGEREGNEPYGVDWSKPVARFEEAMATIRTLWDSNGELVNRDSPYFPLRNAIFDLPAYRGRWPEIWIAAHGPRMLRATGRYADGFFPAFPHAPQEYAQRLDVVRSAASDAGRDPMAITPALWLMAVPVRRPEDLDEALESPVLKAGALNAPDDFFARHGAQHPLGVGFAGAQDILPQDWDEETALSYIKSVPTSVLREMYLCGTVEEIVEQAAEWRDHGVRYLVLANIGPLQHKLGKGLASQLLYGQVIRKVKKL; this is encoded by the coding sequence ATGACTCGATTTCGCGTCGGGATCATGGATCCCACAATCGCCGCACGCCCGACCGCGGACGCCTTCACCCGGGCGAACTACCTGAGTGCCGTTGCCGCGGGCGTCGACTCGTTCTGGGTGCCGGACCACCTCAATGCGCTGTTCCCACGGTCGCTGTGGCAGCCGAAGTTCTGCGGCGGCACCAAGCTGCTGCCATCGGCGGACGCCTATCTGGAGCCATGGACGATGCTGGGTAATCTCGCCGCTCGCAACCGGGTTGCCCGGCTCAGGTTGGGCGTCGGGGTGACAGACACCGGCCGACGCAATCCGGCTGTCACCGCGCAAGGCGCGGCCACCATGAACCTGCTCACCAAGGGCCGCTTCATCCTCGGTATCGGCGCCGGGGAGCGCGAGGGCAACGAACCGTACGGCGTGGACTGGTCGAAGCCGGTGGCCCGGTTCGAGGAGGCGATGGCGACAATCCGCACCCTGTGGGATTCGAATGGTGAACTGGTCAACCGTGATTCGCCATACTTTCCGCTGCGCAACGCGATCTTCGACCTGCCCGCCTACCGTGGACGCTGGCCCGAGATCTGGATCGCTGCGCATGGCCCGAGGATGTTGCGGGCCACCGGTCGTTACGCCGACGGATTCTTTCCCGCGTTCCCCCATGCGCCCCAGGAGTACGCCCAGCGTCTGGATGTCGTGCGGTCGGCTGCCTCCGATGCCGGGCGAGATCCGATGGCCATCACGCCGGCCCTCTGGCTCATGGCCGTGCCGGTGCGCAGGCCCGAGGACCTCGACGAGGCGCTGGAATCTCCGGTGTTGAAGGCCGGTGCGTTGAATGCGCCCGACGACTTCTTTGCCCGCCACGGCGCCCAGCATCCGCTGGGAGTCGGCTTCGCAGGCGCGCAGGACATCTTGCCGCAGGACTGGGACGAGGAGACTGCGCTGTCCTACATCAAGTCGGTTCCGACGTCGGTGCTCCGGGAAATGTACCTGTGCGGGACCGTCGAAGAGATCGTCGAGCAGGCGGCAGAGTGGCGCGATCACGGTGTGCGGTATCTGGTGTTGGCGAACATCGGCCCGCTGCAGCACAAGCTCGGTAAGGGCCTGGCGTCCCAACTGCTGTACGGCCAGGTCATTCGGAAGGTCAAAAAGCTCTGA
- a CDS encoding toxin-antitoxin system HicB family antitoxin codes for MRLPPALHAKLSVEAAEQGVSLNQWMIHKLSGRPAMSLADLY; via the coding sequence GTGCGCCTCCCGCCGGCTCTGCACGCCAAGCTGAGTGTCGAGGCTGCCGAACAGGGAGTGTCGTTGAACCAGTGGATGATTCACAAGCTCTCGGGCCGTCCGGCGATGTCACTGGCAGATCTCTACTAG